The region GCTCACCAACGACCTGGCGGAGCTGCCTCGGCTGGCCCGGGCCGTCGACGAGTTCTGCGGCCGTCACGGCCTCGCCCCCGCGATCGCCTTCGCCTTCAACCTCGCCCTCGAGGAAGCCATCACGAACGTCATCGCCCATGGATACGCCGACGCGGCGGCGCACGAGATCCGGGTCCGCATGCGCGTCGCCGACGCGACCGTCACCGCCGAGGTCATCGACGACGGGCGACCGTTCGATCCGCTGCAGGTCGAGCGCCCGGACCTGACGGGGGGCATCGAGGATCGCCGGCTCGGCGGGCTCGGGATCTTCCTCATGCGGCGGTCGATGGACGAGGTTCGCTACCGGACGGTCGGCCGCCACAACTGTCTGGAGCTCTCGAAACGGATCGCCTGAGCGCGATGGACGAGCGCGCGCGTGCTCCCGCCGGCTGGACCCGGCGCGGGTGGTTGGCGGTCGCGCTCGCGGCGGGGGGCCTCCTCGAGAGCCGCGGGCTCGGCTGGGGGGCGGACGCGGCGGGCCCGACCCTCGGCGCCCTGCTGCCGCTCTCCGGCGAGCTCGCGGCG is a window of Candidatus Methylomirabilota bacterium DNA encoding:
- a CDS encoding ATP-binding protein — protein: MRDALDLRLTNDLAELPRLARAVDEFCGRHGLAPAIAFAFNLALEEAITNVIAHGYADAAAHEIRVRMRVADATVTAEVIDDGRPFDPLQVERPDLTGGIEDRRLGGLGIFLMRRSMDEVRYRTVGRHNCLELSKRIA